The Streptomyces sp. V3I7 genome segment TCTGAGCGACTTCGTGACCGAGCTCGACGAGCGGGCGGGCGCCCAGCACGCCCCCACCGTCCAGGGCGTCACCCTCGCCTCGCTGCACTCGGCCAAGGGCCTGGAGTGGGACGTCGTCTTCCTCGTCGGCGTCGCCGAGGGCATGATGCCGATCACCTACGCGAAGACCGACGAACAGATCGAGGAGGAACGGCGCCTGCTCTATGTGGGCGTGACCCGCGCGCGTGAGCGGCTGCACCTGTCCTGGTCGCTCTCCCGGTCCCCCGGCGGCCGGGCCAACCGCCGCCCCAGCCGCTTCCTCGACGGACTGCGCCCCGGCTCCCCGACCACCGTCGGCCGCTCCGCCGCCGGTGCGACCGGCGGAATCGAGCGCGGCTACACGAGCGCGGCCGCGACCGCCGTGCCCCGGCGGGCGCAGCGCAGCCCGGCCCGCTGCCGGGTCTGCGGCCGCACGCTCACCGACGCGGGCGAGATGAAGCTGATGCGCTGTGAGGACTGCCCCTCCGACATGGACGAGGGCCTCTACGAGCGGCTGCGGGAGTGGCGGGCGGAGCAGGCACACCGCATCGGCCAGCCGGCGTTCTGCGTCTTCACGGACAAGACGCTGATGGCCATCGCCGAGGCGGCTCCCGACGACGACGGTGAGCTGGCCCGCATCCCGGGCGTCGGAGTACGCAAACTCAACCGTTACGGAACGGAAGTTCTGGCCATCTGCGCAGGCCGGGAAGGTGCGGGAGCGGGCGACGAAGTCTGATGCCAACTCGTCGAAAAAATAGTTTGCGCATGCCCTGGCAATCCCCATAGGTTCTAGACACGGAACAGCGGCCTTCTCGAAGGCCCTGATTCCGTGCTGTACTTCCATATCCGAGCGGGCTGGTTCCCCAGTCCCCCGAAGCGCCGAGAGGAGGCGAGCCCAGTGATCAGCATCAACGCCATCAGCACCGCCAAACTGACCGATTGCTCGGCCGTCTTCCTGTCCATGCTCGGCGCCTCGAACCCGGGCACCGGTCTGTCCGGCATCCGTGCCGTGCGTCCGGCCTCCCCCGATTCCCTTGCGGGTCTTCCCATCCGTGAGCGCAATGAGCGACCGACGAAGGCACTGGAAGCAGTAGCGGCACAGGCGCACGCCTATGCCTTTACGGCGGCCGGTGCCGGATTCCGGAAGCAGACGACGCAGCAGCAGCACCACCTGATGTGGGCCTTCCGTGGGCCAGAACCCTGGAGTGATCCAGCCTGATCGCCGATCAGGCCGGCGCCTTCAGGGCCGCGGAACCCCATCCGGGATCCGCGGCCCTTCTGTTTGCCCCGAACGGGGACGACGGAGCGAAGGGGCCTCGGGACAAGAAAAGAACCCGGTACCACGCCGACAACCGGCCCACCGGCCGGACCGACCAGACGAGGAAGACGACCCGTGCAACTCGAAGCGCACGCCCCGTCCGTACCGCCTTCCGAAACGATCCCCCCGCCCGGCCTCACGGAGGACTCCACCTTGACCCCGCTCACAGCGCTCACCGCGCTCGACGACGCCATCGAGAACCTCGGCGTACCCGTCCCCTGCCGCTCCTACGACCCGGAGGTCTTCTTCGCCGAGTCGCCCGCGGACGTGGAGTACGCCAAGTCCCTCTGCCGTACCTGCCCGCTGATGGAGGCCTGCCTCGCCGGCGCCAAGGAACGGCGTGAGCCCTGGGGCGTCTGGGGTGGCGAGCTGTTCATCCAGGGCGTCGTCGTCGCCCGGAAGCGGCCGCGTGGCCGCCCGCGCAAGAACCCGGTCATGGCATGAACACCATCACCGCAGGAACGATCGACCGTCCCCTCACGCACGACCCCAAGAAGCAGGCCCCGATGAAGCCGTCCACCAGCGAGCCCGCAGGCTCCGCAACCCCGGAATTCACCACCACCGGCGCGACCGACACGCGTCAGAACAGGACCCGAGAGATGCAACTCATCCCAGAAGCCCTGGCTCGTGCGCATATGGCCGACCGGCTGCACGACGCCGAGCGGGAGCGCCGGGCCGTGAGCCTGGCGGCCGCCCGCCGGATGCAGCGCCGGGCCGAGCGCGCCTCGCTGCGCGCCCGCCGGGCGCTCGCCATGGCGGTCATGCAGTAGGTCACGCCGTAGCCGACCACGGCCGATGTGACGGCCTCCCGGCACCGGGAGGCAGCCGCTCCCCGCGGGGGCCGGTCCGAGCGAACGGACCGGCCCCCGCGGTGCGTTGTGACCGGGGAACCACGGGCGCCGGAGCTATCGTCGGCGGGTGACGAGCCTTCCCGGAGACAGTGACCACGACAGCCGCACCACGGAGAGCGACCCCGTCGTCTGCGCGCGCTGCGGTGCTCAGGCACAGGGCCCCCAGCCCACCTGGAGCTGCTCCGTAGAGAACGAAAGACGTCGCTACTTCTGCGACACCTGCGCCCGGGAGAACCTCAGGGCCATCGAAGGGCGGCTGGATTCGACCTGGTGGTGACGCGGGCCGCCGCGCCGCACGTCGGCCCGCGGCCGCCCCGCAGCGGGGTCACGCCTTCGCCAGTGGCTCCTCCACGTCGAGTTCGCTCTCGTCGAGTTCCTCCTCCGGGACGAACCCCGGCAGCCACTCCTCCAGTTCCTCGCGCAGCCGTACCGTCGCGCCCAACTGGCACAGGACGCCGATCGTGCTCAGAGTCACCCGGTGTATCAGGAGGTACGCCGGGGGCAGGTTGAGCTGCTTGCCCAGCTGGTATGCGGGGGAGCGGGGGTCGGCGATGCGGGCGGCCTGGCTGCGCATCCAGGTGCGGGTGAACGTGAACGCGTCCACCTGGGCCGGTTCGATGATCGGCAGGAGGTAGTCCAGGACCGCGTCCGGCTCCAGTTCCATGGACTCCTTGATGAAGCCCTCCGCGCACAGCAGTTCATGGACCGCGTCGGCCTCGCCGTCGAGGGCCAAGTGCAGGGAGCACCCGATCGGCGTCGGCAGACCTCCGGGGAGGCGGTCGACGGTGCCGAAGTCCAGGACGCCCAGCCGCCAGGAGTCCTCGTCGTCCGAGTCATCCGAAGTCCCGCGAAGCAGACGGAAGTTGCCCGGATGTGGGTCGGCGTGCAGGAGGCCGGTGCGGGCCGGGCCGGAGAACAGGAAGCGGGCCAGCAGTTGGCCGGCGCGGTCGCGCTGCTCCTCCGTGCCCTCCGTGATGATCTCCGAGAGCGGGATCCCGTCGATCCACTCCGTGATCAGTACCTGGTCGCTCTGGTGCACCACCGCGGGGACCAGTATGTCGGGGTCGTCCGCGAACTCCTCCGCGTGCACCCGCTGGGCCTGTGCCTCCAGCTCGTAGTCCAGCTCCTCGGAGACGCGGTCCCGCAGTTCGGCGATGAGGGGCTTGATGTCCATGCCGGGGATGAGCGGCCCCAACAGACGTGCGAAGCGGCCGAGTTGGTTGAGGTCGGACAGCAGGGCCTCGCCCGCCCCGGGGTACTGCACCTTGACCGCCACCTCGCGGCCGTCGTGCCACACCGCCCGATGCACCTGTCCGATCGACGCCGCCGCCGCGGGCTTGTCCTCGAACTCCAGGAACCTCTCCCGCCAGTCCGCGCCCAGCCGCTCTTCGAGCACGGAGTGCACGGTGCGGGTCGGCATCGGCGGGGCCGCGTCCTGGAGCTTGGTCAGGGCGGCGCGGTAGGGGCCGGCGATCTCCTCGGGAAGCGCCGACTCGAAAACGGACAGGGCCTGCCCGAACTTCATCGCACCCCCCTTGAGCTCGCCCAGGACCTTGAACAGCTGCTCCGCCGTGCGCTGTTGCAGCTCGCGGCCGACGATCTCCGCGGACTCGCCGACGATCCGCTTGCCCAGGCCCCAGGTCGCGCGCCCGGCGAAGCCGAGCGGCAGTGCGGCGAGCTTGGCGGTACGGGTGACCGCCTTCCGGGGAAGATCAGACATGCGCCCTCCAGGTCCCAGTCGGCCGCGCCGCGTCTGACATGCTTCGTCGCTCCGCCGACGGCCGTTGCTGCGTCATTGTCTCCTGCCGCTCCCCGTTCGTTGAGGAGTGTTCCCCCTTACCTCTCTCCGTGGCTCCGCAGGGGCATGCGGGATGCGGGCGGACCGGCCGCGTGCGCCAGTGCAGTGCGGGCACGGACACCTCCCAGCGCACGCCCGCGCTCGACGGCGGCTCCCCGTCGAGGAAGGCCAGCGCATGCGCCGCGGCCAGCCCCGCGACGGTCGTCGCCAGCGCCACGTCACAGGGGACCGGCGGGCCTGCTCGCCGGGAGCGCCATTGCGCGACCAGGCGGGGCCAGGTCGGGTCCCGGTCCGTGCGGTCCTGGTGCAGACAGCCCGCGCAACTCGTCTCGCCCGGCAGCACGAGCGGCCCGACGACACCCGTTCCCTCCACGACACCCGTGTACAGATGCGGCGTTCCGGATGCCAGGAGCTCTTCCGCCGCGGCCGGATCGGGGGCCTGCACCAAGACGTCGTCCCGCGGGGCGAGGATCACCAGCGAGAAACCGGGCTCCTCGGCATCGCACGGGTGACCGCGGCGCGGCGGGCGGTCCGGTGCCGCCCGGCGGACGGACTGCCGTGCCGCCTCGCCCCTGCGTTCGCCTACGGACTCCGCAGGCAGCCCGCCCGGGGTCACGTCCCACGGCTCCACGCAGCCCCCGTCGCGCGCATCCACCTCGCCGATTCCGGCGGCCGCCAGCAGCGAGGCCAGCACGCTGCCGACCCGGCCCGCGCCCCGCACCTGCACCCGCAGGGAACGCCGGGCAGCGAGGCGGCCGATGGCGCCGCCCGGTTCGGACGTGATCAGGGAGAGCGAGGCCAGATCGGGGCGCAGCCGGTCCAGGACCGCCTTCTTCCCGCGCAGCGCCTCGGCCGCCGGGCCGCCTCCGCGCGCGTCGTCGACCAATCCCGCTCGCGCCAACCTCCGCACCAGCGTGTCGACATGACCGTCGGGCAGCTGCATGCGCCGGCCTTCCTCCCGCAAGAGCGGGATCCCCCGTGTGCCGTTGAGCAGGTCCAGGAAACTGCCCGTCGCCATGTCCATCGGGCCGAGTGTCATCGCGTGCGCCGGAGTCATTCCGAACTGCACGGTGTTGAGGTCACGCCAGCCGCGCCTGAGCGCGGGTTTCACCATCGGATGCATGACAGGCCCCCGTCGATTCGTCCAACTCCGGGAAGATCGTGGTCGGTCGGAGGAACCGGTCCCGTCCCTGCCGACTCGTGCCAGCATGCACGGTGCCGCGAACGGCTGCCGAAAGTTGTCCACAGGCCGCGGGAATCGTCGTACAAATCAGACGCGTGGTGGCGGGACCCGCATCGATCCGTCCCGGAGCCGGGACTTCCACCCTGCCCAGCGGGTAACGTCGGGGCGTGTCCGCCGACCCACCGCACCGTGCCGGAATGCCCTCACGCAGCACGACGAGCCTGCCGCCGAGCGGCTCGGTGGCGAGCGCGATCGAGGTCCGCAGGAGCGCCCGCCGGCGTCGGACGGTCTCCGCCTACCGCGAGGGCGACCGCACCGTCGTCCTGATCCCGGCCCGCATGTCCGAGGCGGAGGAGCAGCGCTGGGTCACCGTCATGCTCGACAAACTGGCCGCCCAGGAGAGCAAGCGGGTGCTGGGCGATGCCGAGCTGGCCGAGCGGGCCGAGCGGCTGTCGGAGCAGTACTTCGGTGGACGGGCCCGGCCCGCGTCCGTGCGCTGGGTCACCAACCAGAACACGCGCTGGGGTTCGTGCACCCCGGCCGAGGGCAGCATCCGCCTCTCCCACCGGCTCCAGGGCATGCCCGAGTACGTCGTCGACTACGTCCTCTGCCACGAGCTCGCCCATCTGCTGGTGCCCGGTCACGGGCCCCGTTTCTGGCGGCTGCTGGACGCGTACCCGCGCACCGAGCGCGCCCGCGGCTATCTCGAGGGCGTGGTCGCCGCCGGCCGGCTGCCCCAGGTGCCGGGGGCGCGCGGCGAATGACGAAGGGGCGCCCGCTGTCGCAGGGCGCCCCTTTCACGTAGAGCGCGGCACTCCGCGCGCGATCAGAGGCGCGCGAGCGTCGCTTCCAGCAGGCGTACGACCGACTCGTCGGCCACGCCCGGAACCTCGTCGTAGGCGAACCAGCGCAGATCGAGCGACTCGTCGCTGATGGCGTGGGCGGTGTCGCGCGGGGCCAGGGCCGCGTACTGGACGTCGAGGTGCCAGTGGCAGGGCGCCGGGATCGGATGCCGGTCCAGGCGCACCGGGCCGCCGGGCAGCAGGGTCAGACCCGCGATGCCGGACTCCTCCGTGGCCTCGCGCAGGGCGGCCGCCTCGACCGAGGCGTCCCCGGGCTCGCAGTGTCCGCCCATCTGGAGCCACATCTGCAGCTTCTTGTGGAGGGTCAGCAGGACCCGGCCGCGCTCGGGGTCGATCACCAGGGCACTGGCGGTGAGGTGACCCGCGTGGCAGGCCTTCCACATGCCGTCCGGGTGGGCCGCCAGGTGATCGAGGTAGTCCTGGCGCAGCTCGGGCTGGTCCTCGTACCTCTTCAGGACGAGGACGGCGTCGTCGTGGAGGCTCACTCGCTGTCGTCGCTGTTCTTGTCGTCGTTCTTCGGCTCGTCCTTGCGCAGGTCGGGCTTCTCGCCGGAGCCGCCGGCCGCCGCCTCGCCGAGCATCTTGTCCCACTCGGAGAAGTCCATCTGCTCGCGGTGCACGAAGCCGTCCGGGTCGTCCAGGTCCGTGGCCGTCGGCAGCATGTCCGGGTGGTGCCACAGGTCGTCGCGGCCGTCGACACCGCGCGCGTCCGTGAGCGAGGCCCACAGGCGGGAGGCGTCGCGCAGACGGCGTGGGCGCAGCTCCAGGCCGATCAGCGTGGCGAACGTCTGCTCCGCCGGACCGCCCGAGGCGCGGCGCCGGCGCAGGGTCTCGCGCAGGGCGTCGGCCGACGACAGACGCGGCTTCGCGGCGGCGTGGACCACCGCGTCGACCCAGCCCTCGACCAGCGCCAGAGCCGTCTCCAGACGGGCCAGGGCGGCCTTCTGCTCCGGCGTGTCCTCCGGCTGGAACATCCCCTGCTGGAGCGCGTCCTGGAGCTGCTCGGGGTTCTGCGGGTCGAACTGGCCAACCACGTCCTCCAGCTTGGCCGTGTCGACCTTGATCCCGCGCGCGTAGCCGTCGACGGCGCCGAACAGATGCGAGCGCAGCCACGGCACGTGCGCGAACAGGCGCTGGTGGGCGGCCTCGCGCAGGGCCAGGTAGAGCCTGACCTCCTCCTTCGGTACACCGAGGTCCTTGCCGAACGCCTCGATGTTCGCCGGCAGCAGCGCGGCCTTGCCGGCCGGGCCGAGCGGCAGGCCGATGTCGGTCGAGCCGACGACCTCGCCCGCGAGCACGCCGACGGCCTGCCCGATCTGCGTACCGAACATCGCGCCGCCCATGGAACGCATCATGCCGATCAGCGGGCCCGCCATGGCCTGCATCTCCTCCGGCAGGACGTCGCCCATGGCCGTGCCGACGCGCTCGGCGACCGGGTCGACGAGCTCCTTCCACGCCGGCAGGGTGGCCTCGACCCACTCCGCGCGGGACCACGCCACGGCGGAGCCCGAGCCGGACGGCAGCGACGTGGCGTCGTCCAGCCACAGGTCGGCCAGGCGCACGGCCTCCTCGACCGCGCTGCGTTCGGCGGCGCCGACGCTCGCGTCCTTGACGCCGTCCGCGGTGCCCTGGGAGACCGTCTGCCGCGCGATCTGCTTGGCCATGTCCCAGTTCACCGGGCCGCCCTCGAAGGAGAGCATCTGACCCAGCTGCTGGAAGGCGGCTCCAAGATCGCTGGGGTTCAGCGAGCCGAACATGGCAGCGAGCGGATTGTCGGCGCCGGGGCCGCCAGGGCCGCCGAATCCGGGCAACCCGATCCCGAACGGGTTGGCCGGGTCCTGACCACCGCCGCTCTGCTGGTCCTTCTTCTTGCCCTCGTCGCCGTTCTCCGGCTCCTCCGGCGGAAGGCCGAATCCGAATGGGGTGTCACTCACGGGGTTCCTCGGCTGGTTAGGCCGCCGGTCTTCTCCGGCGGCGCGGCTGCCCGACAACACCACCCAGCGTAGACACCTGGAACCGATCGGGCCTCGGTGCTTCGCCGGCTCTGGGCCTGCGGCAGGATGGATGCCACCTGGTACAGGCGCGTCACGCGCACCCGTACTGAAGACAACCTCTGGAGACGCCCGGTGAGTTCCCCAGATCCGCAGGTTCGCGCAGCGCGAAACCCGTCAACGCGAAATACGTCGGTCCCACCCCCGGTGCGCGGACCCGTCGTCGCGGTCACCGGGGCCGCCACCGGGATCGGCGCGCTGCTGACCGAGCGGCTCGCCGCGTCCGAGGAGATCAAGCAGGTCATCGCCATCGACGAGCGGCGCGGGGAGTGCGCCGAGGCGCAGTGGCACATCCTCGACGTGCGGGACCCGGCGATCGCGGACAAGCTGCGCGGCGCGGACGCCGTCGTGCACCTGGCGCTCGACCTGGACCTGGAGACCGACGCGGCGGCCCGCACCGCGTACAACGTGCGGGGGACGCAGACCGTGCTCACCGCCGCCGCGGCCGCCGGCGTGCACCGGGTCGTGCTGTGCACCTCCTCGATGGTCTACGGGGCGCTGCCGGACAACGAGCTGCCTCTGTCGGAGGACGCCGAGCTGCGCGCCACGGCCGAGGCCACGGGCGTCGGGGACCTGCTGGAGATCGAGCGGCTGGCGCGCCGCGCGCCCCGGGCGCACCCCGGTCTGAACGTCACCGTGGTCCGCCCCGCCGTGCTCGTCGGAGGCACCGACACCGCGCTGACCAGGTACTTCGAGTCGCCTCGGCTGCTCGTCGTGGCCGGATCGCGGCCCGCGTGGCAGTTCTGTCACGTCGAGGACCTGTGTGGTGCGCTGGAGTACGCCGTGCTGGAGAAGGTCGAGGGGGAGCTGGTCGTCGGCTGTGACGGATGGCTCGAACAGGAGGAGGTCGAGGAGCTCAGCGGCATCCGCCGGATGGAGCTTCCGTCGGCAGTCGCCCTGGGGGCGGCGGCCCGTCTGCACCGCATCGGGCTCACCCCGTCGCCCGCCGGGGACCTCGCGTACACGATGTACCCCTGGGTCGTCAGCGGGAGCCGGCTGCACGACGCCGGATGGCGGCCGCGGTGGACCAACGAGGCGGTGCTCGCGGAGCTCCTCGAGGAGGTCTCCGGGCGGCACACGGTGGCCGGCCGGCGGCTAGGCCGCAAGGACGCCACGGCTGCGGGGGCCGCGGGCGCGACGGTCGCGCTGCTCGGCGCGGCGGCGGTGGTCCGCCGGGCCAGGAAGGCGCGGCGGCGGATCTGAGCCGGGTACGAGGGATCCCGCGCGCGGGGGTCACGTGACGGCCCGCGCGCGTGCGCGCACATTGGGGCCCGCGCAGTACTCCGAACGGTGAAGCGCGCGCGTGCCCGGTGACGCGAGGTTTCCGCGTTGTCCGAGGGGTGCGGCACGATGGACGTATGGCACACACGAACGATCACCCCGGTGAGCAGGCGGCGCAGGATCCCATCAAGCTGATCGGCGTCCGCGAGACCCCGCTCTCCGTGGACGAGGTGTACCGGGCGGTCGGGGACGAGGCGGCCGGGGGTATCGCGCTCTTCGTGGGGACCGTGCGCAACCACGACGGGGGCGCCGACGTCGACGAACTCGGGTACTCGTGCCACCCCAGCTCCGAGGCGGAGATGCGGCGGGTCGCCGAGAAGGTCGTCGCCGAGTACCCGGTGCGGGCCCTCGCCGCGGTCCACCGGGTGGGGGACCTCAAGGTCGGGGATCTCGCCGTCGTCGTCGCGGTCGCCTGCCCGCACCGGGGCGAGGCCTTCGACGCCTGCCGGAAGCTGATCGACGACATCAAGCACGAGGTGCCGATCTGGAAGCACCAGCGGTTCTCCGACGGGACCGAGGAGTGGGTCGGCGCCTGCTGAGCCCCCGTCCGGAGCACCCGCGCACCTCGCCAAACGGCCTACCGGATCCTTCCGGTTACAGCGCCGGGTGCTCCGGTTGCGTAACCGTACCCCTGCCGTGAGCGTTGTTCCTGCGGATGGTTAATCTGCTGATCAGTCAGTCGCAGACGCTCGTTTTGGGGTTGGGAGGCCGGCATGGCGGCGCTCGCCTGGTTGTTGATTCCGTTTGTGGCTGCGATAGCCGCGGGCCTGTGGGGAAGCTGGGCCAACCGGACCCGCAGGACGCGCAGCGACGGCCCGGAACTCGACGGGTACGCCCGGTTCCGCGCGGCCATGGAGAAGTCCCACACCGGCTCCTGAGGCGACTGTGACGAGGGTGCCCTGACGGTGTGCTGACAGGCGCGTCCCGTACTGTCGAGACATGCCACGCCGCACTGCGACGATGCTCGCCTCCACCCTGATGCTGATCGCGCTCCTGTGTGCGGGAGTGCTCACCCCCGTCCCCTACGCGGCGATGTCGCCGGGGCCGACGGTGAACACGCTCGGGGA includes the following:
- a CDS encoding zinc-dependent metalloprotease; translated protein: MSDTPFGFGLPPEEPENGDEGKKKDQQSGGGQDPANPFGIGLPGFGGPGGPGADNPLAAMFGSLNPSDLGAAFQQLGQMLSFEGGPVNWDMAKQIARQTVSQGTADGVKDASVGAAERSAVEEAVRLADLWLDDATSLPSGSGSAVAWSRAEWVEATLPAWKELVDPVAERVGTAMGDVLPEEMQAMAGPLIGMMRSMGGAMFGTQIGQAVGVLAGEVVGSTDIGLPLGPAGKAALLPANIEAFGKDLGVPKEEVRLYLALREAAHQRLFAHVPWLRSHLFGAVDGYARGIKVDTAKLEDVVGQFDPQNPEQLQDALQQGMFQPEDTPEQKAALARLETALALVEGWVDAVVHAAAKPRLSSADALRETLRRRRASGGPAEQTFATLIGLELRPRRLRDASRLWASLTDARGVDGRDDLWHHPDMLPTATDLDDPDGFVHREQMDFSEWDKMLGEAAAGGSGEKPDLRKDEPKNDDKNSDDSE
- a CDS encoding WhiB family transcriptional regulator, producing MQLEAHAPSVPPSETIPPPGLTEDSTLTPLTALTALDDAIENLGVPVPCRSYDPEVFFAESPADVEYAKSLCRTCPLMEACLAGAKERREPWGVWGGELFIQGVVVARKRPRGRPRKNPVMA
- a CDS encoding NUDIX hydrolase, with amino-acid sequence MSLHDDAVLVLKRYEDQPELRQDYLDHLAAHPDGMWKACHAGHLTASALVIDPERGRVLLTLHKKLQMWLQMGGHCEPGDASVEAAALREATEESGIAGLTLLPGGPVRLDRHPIPAPCHWHLDVQYAALAPRDTAHAISDESLDLRWFAYDEVPGVADESVVRLLEATLARL
- a CDS encoding molybdenum cofactor biosynthesis protein MoaE yields the protein MAHTNDHPGEQAAQDPIKLIGVRETPLSVDEVYRAVGDEAAGGIALFVGTVRNHDGGADVDELGYSCHPSSEAEMRRVAEKVVAEYPVRALAAVHRVGDLKVGDLAVVVAVACPHRGEAFDACRKLIDDIKHEVPIWKHQRFSDGTEEWVGAC
- a CDS encoding SDR family oxidoreductase, with product MSSPDPQVRAARNPSTRNTSVPPPVRGPVVAVTGAATGIGALLTERLAASEEIKQVIAIDERRGECAEAQWHILDVRDPAIADKLRGADAVVHLALDLDLETDAAARTAYNVRGTQTVLTAAAAAGVHRVVLCTSSMVYGALPDNELPLSEDAELRATAEATGVGDLLEIERLARRAPRAHPGLNVTVVRPAVLVGGTDTALTRYFESPRLLVVAGSRPAWQFCHVEDLCGALEYAVLEKVEGELVVGCDGWLEQEEVEELSGIRRMELPSAVALGAAARLHRIGLTPSPAGDLAYTMYPWVVSGSRLHDAGWRPRWTNEAVLAELLEEVSGRHTVAGRRLGRKDATAAGAAGATVALLGAAAVVRRARKARRRI
- a CDS encoding TOMM precursor leader peptide-binding protein, yielding MHPMVKPALRRGWRDLNTVQFGMTPAHAMTLGPMDMATGSFLDLLNGTRGIPLLREEGRRMQLPDGHVDTLVRRLARAGLVDDARGGGPAAEALRGKKAVLDRLRPDLASLSLITSEPGGAIGRLAARRSLRVQVRGAGRVGSVLASLLAAAGIGEVDARDGGCVEPWDVTPGGLPAESVGERRGEAARQSVRRAAPDRPPRRGHPCDAEEPGFSLVILAPRDDVLVQAPDPAAAEELLASGTPHLYTGVVEGTGVVGPLVLPGETSCAGCLHQDRTDRDPTWPRLVAQWRSRRAGPPVPCDVALATTVAGLAAAHALAFLDGEPPSSAGVRWEVSVPALHWRTRPVRPHPACPCGATERGKGEHSSTNGERQETMTQQRPSAERRSMSDAARPTGTWRAHV
- a CDS encoding AarF/ABC1/UbiB kinase family protein, whose translation is MSDLPRKAVTRTAKLAALPLGFAGRATWGLGKRIVGESAEIVGRELQQRTAEQLFKVLGELKGGAMKFGQALSVFESALPEEIAGPYRAALTKLQDAAPPMPTRTVHSVLEERLGADWRERFLEFEDKPAAAASIGQVHRAVWHDGREVAVKVQYPGAGEALLSDLNQLGRFARLLGPLIPGMDIKPLIAELRDRVSEELDYELEAQAQRVHAEEFADDPDILVPAVVHQSDQVLITEWIDGIPLSEIITEGTEEQRDRAGQLLARFLFSGPARTGLLHADPHPGNFRLLRGTSDDSDDEDSWRLGVLDFGTVDRLPGGLPTPIGCSLHLALDGEADAVHELLCAEGFIKESMELEPDAVLDYLLPIIEPAQVDAFTFTRTWMRSQAARIADPRSPAYQLGKQLNLPPAYLLIHRVTLSTIGVLCQLGATVRLREELEEWLPGFVPEEELDESELDVEEPLAKA
- a CDS encoding M48 family metallopeptidase, giving the protein MSADPPHRAGMPSRSTTSLPPSGSVASAIEVRRSARRRRTVSAYREGDRTVVLIPARMSEAEEQRWVTVMLDKLAAQESKRVLGDAELAERAERLSEQYFGGRARPASVRWVTNQNTRWGSCTPAEGSIRLSHRLQGMPEYVVDYVLCHELAHLLVPGHGPRFWRLLDAYPRTERARGYLEGVVAAGRLPQVPGARGE